The following proteins come from a genomic window of Microbacterium lemovicicum:
- a CDS encoding Rv0909 family putative TA system antitoxin: protein MGIEDLVNQGKQFLDQNKDKIDGALKSDKAEEVSDKVLDAAAEFVKKVAPDSVDEKVDGVRDSIDKSIGNQ, encoded by the coding sequence ATGGGTATCGAGGATCTCGTCAACCAGGGCAAGCAGTTCCTGGACCAGAACAAGGACAAGATCGACGGAGCGCTCAAGAGCGACAAGGCCGAGGAGGTCAGCGACAAGGTGCTGGACGCCGCCGCCGAGTTCGTCAAGAAGGTCGCTCCCGACAGCGTCGACGAGAAGGTCGACGGCGTCCGCGACAGCATCGACAAGTCGATCGGCAACCAGTAG
- a CDS encoding class C sortase, translating into MTAETERRAGAPSSSSPGRSAPMGRRARRRARRWRVPIAACVIALLCVLGSALLMFPSVAAWFSQYEQSQRIDQYTDDVKDLGADTLHERVREAQAYNRSLVGGGADIAANERLPIADRPDQGGGYDDLLRADADGLMARLKIPAIEVDLPISHGTSTAVLEHGVGHLEGTALPVGGASTHSVLTAHRGLATAELFTHLDRVQVGDTFTIEVFGEVLVYAVTDTRVVDPADTESLQPVTGEDLVTLVTCTPLGVNSHRILVTGERVIPTPAKELAEAGERPEIPSFPWWIVWIAGVLAVVTVYIWLSGRPPRAIRRATVSVPAASRTDGGAPAPDDAGRTRPDSEPDGPRTDAPQPPG; encoded by the coding sequence ATGACAGCGGAGACGGAGCGCCGGGCCGGCGCTCCGTCTTCGTCGTCTCCGGGCCGCAGCGCGCCGATGGGTCGGCGGGCGAGACGACGCGCCCGGCGCTGGCGGGTGCCGATCGCGGCCTGCGTCATCGCCCTGCTGTGCGTGCTGGGCAGCGCTCTGCTCATGTTCCCCTCGGTGGCCGCGTGGTTCAGCCAGTACGAGCAGTCCCAGCGGATCGACCAGTACACCGACGACGTCAAGGACCTCGGCGCCGACACGCTCCACGAGCGTGTGCGGGAGGCGCAGGCCTACAACCGCTCGCTCGTCGGCGGCGGCGCGGACATCGCCGCCAACGAACGCCTCCCCATCGCCGACAGGCCCGACCAGGGCGGCGGCTACGACGACCTCCTCCGCGCCGACGCCGACGGACTCATGGCCCGGCTCAAGATCCCCGCCATCGAGGTCGACCTCCCGATCTCCCACGGCACCAGCACGGCGGTGCTGGAGCACGGCGTCGGCCACCTCGAGGGCACCGCGCTGCCGGTGGGCGGGGCGTCCACCCACTCGGTGCTGACGGCCCATCGCGGTCTGGCCACGGCGGAGCTCTTCACCCACCTCGACCGCGTGCAGGTCGGCGACACCTTCACCATCGAGGTGTTCGGAGAAGTGCTCGTCTACGCGGTCACCGACACCCGGGTCGTCGACCCCGCCGACACGGAGTCCCTGCAGCCGGTGACGGGCGAGGACCTCGTGACGCTGGTGACCTGCACGCCGCTCGGCGTCAACAGCCACCGCATCCTCGTGACGGGGGAGCGCGTCATCCCGACGCCCGCGAAGGAGCTCGCGGAGGCCGGCGAGCGCCCGGAGATCCCCTCCTTCCCCTGGTGGATCGTGTGGATCGCGGGCGTGCTGGCGGTCGTGACCGTCTACATCTGGCTGTCGGGCCGCCCGCCGCGGGCGATCCGCAGAGCGACGGTCTCCGTTCCGGCCGCGTCGCGGACGGATGGCGGCGCGCCCGCCCCGGATGACGCAGGCCGCACGCGGCCCGACTCCGAGCCGGACGGCCCGCGGACGGATGCCCCTCAGCCCCCGGGATAG
- a CDS encoding beta strand repeat-containing protein has protein sequence MSRRHVADGRDAAARRARRPRRAGRVPRTLAVALAAVLAVTTLLPSAAIADATNAPSPSPSAAAAETPAPTATPTPTPEPAPAPAPTPSAADPVTGPEPAPTATTPAPGDDAVDPPVADDAADEPVAADPLEGDAPADDASEAGDGTSEAPDATAPDPSEPRAPPRVGARLLADIGILAAGVPDDPVEVWTETFEQGLNTTTPSGLAGYAGSRYTWSTGWASGANCTGVLVNYSAPVANSAFCPYVTIIGGVGGNNTSGPRETRRMADVLGQVAAGVAPGTSGAPAVGSTNTTRGNHALTNAPSATIAGGSTVLQSAAGITVSAPSSRYYTMRLDAVGDECGTNNANLVPSLVSGATTFSPFPAAIVPCADGGYYASTPALTAPGGILDPALTASTRAATYTGIAPVLMTPAQIAAAQVRVTNSGTSASGNAFALDNLRVLDVTPALDAAFSPSPATATVPTTLTYTITNRSDLLAKPDWGFSASLPAGLVVAPTPSVGGTCVNVTGTAFAVTAASGSSSITAVGGDLAAGATSCTITVNVLAAAPGTYTSGTVTGTGLIASAATSVTVVPPSTLTIRKNITTRTATTDQFTLSVRSGTTVLGTATTSGTANGLQTAQAGPVVVQPNGVYTIHETITSGAGLGYGATYECLRGTTVVAGGNSPAGSLTMPSDQGAEVVCTFTNTPQATRLACDVNHYYSVSPAGGLVQGDAVTGATASVGTWGSVTSANALGVGSGGTSAYAMDRTTDGTGVTSILKWTPSGGFQTLTGTGYTTVAGGATIAGSVVAGAVEPSTGRYLFGKFVNSQFYVWSFTESNPTNLRYSFLGSFPTGATPNGNGDMGFDARGNLYVVGASTTNNVSSAAIFTVTAESLAAANGTTLAVNTSTTKTLGNLDATPAYGNVNGIAFSPRGTVYLSSSTSVYEFDATTWTRVAGTPRATVDSTDLAGCSSPATATVLKNVVGRAAAADQFSLTLNNDTTVVATATTSGSATGRQAAQIGPVPVPIGTTLTFGETMAAGSTSALTAYTSVYECWADGVRLSTGAAVTGAVTMPNRLSVNVVCTYFNSPRPASTITVTKQVLDPATGTPQPAAGWTLGVTGSATAGTVSVLPGESSQQVTNASGTATWTALFGTLASRATLVVSEVQQTGFVFVSGACTVNGATVPTTFSTVGSVISASLTNIASAATVACTIVNRAAATLTLVKRVDFGSALPTDWTLTAGAPAGALPGPTGLSGTAATTSVTVTPGVPYRLSESGGTTLYVQNGPWQCLTSTGSPVTVSGAGDVTLAQGSQVTCTVANATARITLLVSVVDPRPGFQASTWTVTATPGAFAGGTLPTASRPGTDPAANQSAALIDVRPGQSYTLTEAPAAVGSRLAYAQQLQRQVGAGWVDVSSATITAPAAGQTAVYRFVNTRVQPTVLPLTGGLGADGFLFAGGGVLALALILAVLHGRRTRRSTA, from the coding sequence ATGAGCAGGCGACACGTCGCGGATGGTCGCGACGCGGCGGCACGCCGTGCTCGGCGTCCACGCCGTGCGGGGCGCGTTCCGCGCACCCTCGCCGTCGCCCTGGCAGCGGTGCTGGCCGTGACGACCCTCCTCCCGTCGGCCGCCATCGCGGACGCCACGAACGCGCCGTCACCCTCTCCGAGCGCGGCGGCCGCCGAGACACCGGCGCCGACCGCGACCCCGACCCCCACGCCCGAGCCCGCTCCTGCACCCGCACCGACGCCGAGCGCCGCCGACCCGGTGACCGGCCCGGAGCCCGCTCCCACAGCGACGACGCCTGCGCCGGGTGACGACGCGGTCGACCCGCCCGTCGCAGACGATGCCGCCGACGAGCCGGTGGCCGCCGACCCGCTGGAGGGCGACGCGCCGGCGGACGATGCCTCGGAGGCAGGGGACGGCACTTCGGAGGCGCCCGACGCGACGGCGCCCGACCCGTCCGAGCCGCGTGCTCCGCCGCGTGTGGGGGCCCGTCTGCTCGCCGACATCGGCATCCTCGCGGCCGGCGTGCCCGATGACCCCGTCGAGGTGTGGACCGAGACCTTCGAGCAGGGGTTGAACACGACCACCCCGAGCGGACTCGCCGGGTACGCGGGCAGTCGCTACACATGGTCAACCGGATGGGCATCCGGAGCGAACTGCACGGGCGTGCTGGTCAACTACTCCGCACCGGTGGCGAACAGCGCATTCTGTCCGTACGTGACGATCATCGGCGGGGTCGGCGGAAACAACACGAGCGGACCGCGCGAGACGCGACGGATGGCGGATGTCCTGGGCCAGGTGGCGGCGGGAGTTGCTCCGGGCACATCTGGTGCTCCGGCCGTGGGATCCACGAACACGACGCGCGGCAACCATGCGCTGACCAATGCGCCCTCCGCCACCATCGCGGGCGGCAGCACGGTGCTGCAGTCGGCCGCCGGCATCACCGTGTCCGCTCCGTCGAGCAGGTATTACACGATGCGCCTGGACGCCGTCGGCGACGAGTGCGGCACGAACAACGCGAACCTCGTGCCCTCCCTCGTGTCGGGCGCCACCACGTTCTCGCCGTTCCCCGCCGCGATCGTCCCCTGCGCGGATGGCGGCTATTACGCCAGCACCCCCGCGCTGACGGCTCCCGGCGGCATCCTCGACCCGGCACTCACGGCCTCCACCCGCGCGGCGACCTACACCGGCATCGCTCCCGTCCTCATGACCCCGGCGCAGATCGCGGCCGCCCAGGTGCGGGTGACGAACTCCGGCACGTCGGCCTCCGGCAACGCCTTCGCCCTCGACAACCTCCGGGTGCTCGACGTCACCCCGGCGCTGGATGCGGCCTTCAGCCCGTCCCCGGCCACCGCGACCGTGCCGACCACGCTGACCTACACGATCACCAACCGCAGCGACCTTCTCGCGAAGCCGGACTGGGGCTTCTCCGCGTCCCTGCCGGCCGGCCTCGTGGTCGCGCCCACCCCATCGGTCGGCGGAACCTGCGTCAACGTGACCGGCACCGCCTTCGCGGTGACCGCGGCATCCGGCAGCTCCTCGATCACCGCGGTGGGCGGCGATCTCGCGGCCGGAGCCACGAGCTGCACGATCACCGTCAACGTCCTCGCCGCCGCCCCCGGCACGTACACCAGCGGAACCGTCACCGGCACGGGCCTCATCGCCTCGGCGGCCACCAGCGTGACCGTCGTGCCCCCGAGCACCCTCACGATCCGCAAGAACATCACGACGCGCACGGCGACCACCGACCAGTTCACCCTCTCGGTGCGCAGCGGCACCACGGTGCTCGGCACGGCCACGACGAGCGGCACCGCGAACGGCCTCCAGACAGCGCAGGCCGGGCCCGTGGTCGTCCAGCCCAACGGGGTGTACACGATCCACGAGACGATCACCTCCGGGGCGGGTCTCGGCTACGGGGCGACCTACGAGTGCCTGCGCGGCACGACCGTCGTGGCCGGGGGCAACTCGCCGGCGGGCAGCCTCACCATGCCGTCGGACCAGGGCGCCGAGGTCGTCTGCACCTTCACGAACACCCCGCAGGCCACGCGCCTGGCATGCGACGTCAACCACTACTACTCGGTGTCACCGGCCGGCGGGCTCGTGCAGGGCGACGCCGTCACCGGGGCCACCGCATCCGTCGGCACCTGGGGATCCGTGACGTCGGCCAACGCCCTCGGCGTCGGCTCGGGCGGAACGTCGGCCTACGCGATGGATCGCACGACCGACGGCACCGGCGTCACCTCGATCCTCAAGTGGACTCCGTCCGGGGGCTTCCAGACGCTCACCGGAACGGGCTACACGACGGTCGCCGGCGGCGCCACGATCGCGGGCAGCGTCGTCGCGGGAGCCGTCGAGCCCTCGACCGGTCGCTACCTCTTCGGCAAGTTCGTCAACTCGCAGTTCTACGTGTGGAGCTTCACCGAGTCGAACCCCACGAATCTCCGCTATTCGTTCCTGGGCTCCTTCCCGACCGGTGCGACGCCGAACGGCAACGGCGACATGGGCTTCGACGCGCGCGGCAACCTGTACGTGGTCGGCGCCTCGACGACCAACAACGTCTCGAGCGCGGCGATCTTCACGGTCACGGCCGAGAGCCTCGCCGCGGCCAACGGCACCACGCTCGCCGTCAACACCTCGACGACGAAGACGCTCGGCAACCTCGACGCGACCCCGGCCTACGGCAACGTGAACGGCATCGCCTTCTCACCGCGCGGCACGGTCTACCTCTCCAGCAGCACCAGCGTCTACGAGTTCGACGCCACGACGTGGACGAGGGTCGCGGGCACCCCCCGCGCGACGGTGGACTCGACGGATCTCGCGGGCTGCAGCTCGCCCGCGACCGCCACCGTCCTCAAGAACGTCGTCGGCCGGGCGGCGGCGGCCGACCAGTTCTCCCTGACACTCAACAACGACACGACGGTGGTCGCGACGGCGACCACCTCCGGATCGGCGACCGGCCGGCAGGCCGCGCAGATCGGTCCCGTTCCGGTGCCCATCGGCACGACGCTCACGTTCGGCGAGACGATGGCGGCGGGCTCCACGTCCGCACTGACCGCGTACACCTCGGTCTACGAGTGCTGGGCGGACGGGGTGCGGCTGAGCACGGGAGCGGCCGTGACCGGCGCGGTCACCATGCCCAATCGGCTGAGCGTGAACGTCGTCTGCACCTACTTCAACTCTCCGCGTCCGGCATCCACCATCACCGTCACCAAACAGGTGCTCGACCCGGCGACGGGAACGCCCCAGCCGGCCGCCGGCTGGACGCTGGGGGTGACCGGCAGCGCCACTGCGGGAACGGTGAGCGTCCTGCCGGGCGAGTCGTCGCAGCAGGTCACGAACGCCTCGGGCACGGCGACCTGGACGGCGCTGTTCGGCACGCTGGCGTCGCGGGCGACGCTCGTGGTCTCCGAGGTGCAGCAGACCGGTTTCGTCTTCGTCAGCGGCGCGTGCACCGTCAACGGCGCCACCGTCCCGACGACCTTCAGCACGGTGGGCTCGGTCATCAGCGCGAGTCTCACCAACATCGCCTCGGCCGCCACCGTGGCCTGCACGATCGTGAACCGCGCAGCGGCGACGCTGACCCTGGTGAAGCGGGTCGACTTCGGTTCGGCGCTGCCGACGGACTGGACCCTCACCGCCGGAGCCCCGGCAGGCGCGCTGCCCGGACCGACCGGACTGAGCGGAACGGCGGCGACGACGTCGGTCACCGTGACGCCGGGTGTCCCGTACCGGCTGTCCGAGTCGGGCGGCACCACGCTCTACGTGCAGAACGGCCCCTGGCAGTGCCTCACCTCGACGGGGAGTCCCGTCACCGTCAGCGGCGCCGGCGACGTCACGCTCGCGCAGGGTTCGCAGGTCACGTGCACGGTGGCCAACGCCACAGCGCGCATCACGCTGCTGGTGTCGGTCGTCGATCCGCGGCCGGGCTTCCAGGCGTCCACCTGGACGGTCACCGCCACCCCCGGCGCGTTCGCCGGCGGCACGCTGCCCACGGCCTCCCGACCGGGGACCGACCCCGCCGCGAATCAGTCGGCGGCTCTCATCGACGTCCGGCCGGGCCAGTCGTACACCCTGACCGAGGCGCCCGCCGCGGTCGGGAGCCGGCTCGCGTACGCCCAGCAGCTGCAGCGCCAGGTGGGCGCCGGATGGGTCGACGTCTCGTCGGCGACCATCACCGCCCCCGCCGCAGGGCAGACCGCGGTCTACCGCTTCGTCAACACCCGCGTGCAGCCGACCGTTCTCCCCCTCACCGGCGGACTCGGAGCCGACGGCTTCCTCTTCGCGGGCGGCGGGGTCCTCGCCCTCGCCCTCATCCTCGCCGTGCTCCACGGGCGACGCACCAGAAGGAGCACAGCGTGA
- a CDS encoding DUF4012 domain-containing protein, with product MVNAADETSARRSGRSAGERRRRWPWVLGGVLGVFVAGAVVVGVLGTVLAREAFEVRDDLVAARASIETLGDAVKAKDAAAIQTSADELTARTSGAADIVAGPLWDLAAAVPQVGANIDAVQRVTLSAKTLVDGALDPGLQIMSAINVENLALEGGGIDLEPFRGAAGSLPAIADAFAAAKAQTDPIDVDALLPAVAEPVSQVRAVIDQTAPTLDVVNRYLPTLLGMAGADGPRTYLLVFQNNAEIRATGGNPAASIIMTVDDGRFALADQTSSATFKATGTAGVTFTTLPPETLSLYPETLTRYSQDYSMTPDFPTTAQLFQDLFNASYGDRFDGVISIDPVVLSNMLAVAGPVTVDGEEINADNAVRLLLSDAYERYPRGTDSDVFFAAVSQAVFEHLTAGKWDPAKMLDALTESARQQRVYLAFTDPTAQALAVELNVDGALPEDTAKTTQLGIYLNDWGVGKIEYHLATVMDARCDADARTMSVSQTMTNSIPDSIQSRYTLTAKAGWYGLPNTTMLIDTLFFAPPGATIVSVDPGDGDVPGLDRAGTEKGSTAVSKLVALAQDETRTVSYTVQFPAGELGPLDLRHTPTASATPVNIDASCAAMFPSS from the coding sequence ATGGTGAACGCGGCGGATGAGACGAGCGCACGTCGGTCCGGCCGCTCGGCGGGGGAGCGTCGGCGTCGCTGGCCCTGGGTCCTCGGGGGAGTGCTCGGCGTCTTCGTCGCCGGCGCCGTCGTGGTCGGCGTGCTGGGCACGGTGCTCGCCCGCGAGGCCTTCGAGGTGCGCGACGACCTCGTGGCCGCCCGCGCGAGCATCGAGACGCTCGGCGACGCCGTGAAGGCGAAGGATGCCGCGGCGATCCAGACCTCGGCCGACGAGCTCACCGCACGCACGTCCGGGGCCGCGGACATCGTCGCGGGACCCCTCTGGGACCTGGCGGCGGCGGTGCCCCAGGTCGGGGCGAACATCGACGCGGTCCAGCGCGTCACCCTGTCGGCGAAGACGCTCGTGGACGGCGCGCTCGACCCCGGCCTGCAGATCATGTCGGCGATCAACGTGGAGAACCTCGCCCTCGAGGGCGGCGGCATCGACCTCGAGCCGTTCCGCGGCGCCGCGGGCTCGCTGCCCGCCATCGCCGACGCGTTCGCCGCGGCGAAGGCCCAGACCGACCCGATCGACGTGGACGCCCTGCTTCCCGCGGTCGCGGAGCCGGTGTCGCAGGTGCGCGCCGTCATCGATCAGACCGCGCCGACGCTCGACGTCGTCAACCGATACCTGCCGACGCTGCTGGGCATGGCGGGCGCGGACGGTCCGCGCACCTACCTGCTCGTGTTCCAGAACAACGCCGAGATCCGGGCGACCGGCGGCAATCCCGCCGCGAGCATCATCATGACCGTCGACGACGGCCGCTTCGCCCTTGCGGATCAGACGAGCTCGGCCACCTTCAAGGCCACGGGCACCGCGGGCGTGACCTTCACGACGCTTCCGCCCGAGACGCTCTCGCTCTACCCGGAGACCCTGACCCGCTACTCGCAGGACTACTCCATGACGCCCGACTTCCCGACGACGGCGCAGCTGTTCCAGGATCTCTTCAACGCCAGCTACGGGGATCGCTTCGACGGGGTCATCTCGATCGATCCGGTCGTGCTGTCCAACATGCTCGCGGTCGCCGGGCCGGTCACCGTGGACGGCGAGGAGATCAACGCCGACAACGCCGTGCGACTCCTGCTGAGCGACGCCTACGAGCGCTACCCGCGCGGCACCGACTCCGACGTCTTCTTCGCCGCCGTCTCGCAGGCTGTGTTCGAGCACCTCACCGCAGGGAAGTGGGATCCGGCGAAGATGCTCGACGCGCTGACCGAGTCCGCGCGTCAGCAGCGCGTGTACCTCGCCTTCACCGACCCGACCGCGCAGGCCCTCGCCGTGGAGCTCAACGTCGACGGCGCCCTGCCGGAGGACACCGCGAAGACCACCCAGTTGGGCATCTACCTGAACGACTGGGGCGTCGGCAAGATCGAGTACCACCTCGCCACGGTCATGGACGCGCGCTGCGACGCAGACGCCCGCACGATGAGCGTCAGCCAGACGATGACCAACTCGATCCCCGACAGCATCCAGAGCCGCTACACCCTGACCGCGAAGGCCGGTTGGTACGGACTGCCGAACACGACGATGCTCATCGACACCCTCTTCTTCGCGCCGCCCGGAGCCACCATCGTGTCCGTCGACCCCGGCGACGGGGACGTCCCCGGACTCGACCGCGCCGGCACCGAGAAGGGCAGCACCGCCGTGAGCAAGCTCGTGGCGCTCGCCCAGGACGAGACGCGCACCGTGTCATACACGGTGCAGTTCCCCGCGGGTGAGCTCGGCCCGCTCGACCTGCGGCACACGCCGACCGCCTCGGCGACGCCGGTCAACATCGACGCGTCCTGCGCGGCGATGTTCCCCTCCTCCTGA
- the rplC gene encoding 50S ribosomal protein L3 → MADINSKISKGLLGTKLGMTQVWNEQGKLVPVTVIEIAPNLVTQVRTPEKDGYNAVQIAYGQIDPRKVNKPQTAHFEAAGVTPRRHLTEIRTADAADYSLGQELTVDGVFEAGQLVDVVGTSKGKGFAGVMKRHNFKGVSASHGSHRNHRKPGSIGASSTPSRVFKGMRMAGRMGGERVTVLNLTVHAVDAERGLLLVKGAVPGARGRIVYVRNAVKGA, encoded by the coding sequence ATGGCCGACATCAACTCCAAGATTTCCAAGGGACTGCTGGGCACCAAGCTCGGCATGACCCAGGTCTGGAACGAGCAGGGCAAGCTCGTCCCCGTCACCGTCATCGAGATCGCGCCGAACCTGGTCACCCAGGTGCGCACGCCCGAGAAGGACGGCTACAACGCCGTTCAGATCGCGTACGGCCAGATCGACCCCCGCAAGGTGAACAAGCCGCAGACGGCCCACTTCGAGGCCGCCGGTGTGACCCCGCGTCGCCACCTCACGGAGATCCGCACCGCGGATGCTGCTGACTACTCACTCGGTCAGGAGCTCACCGTGGACGGCGTCTTCGAGGCCGGCCAGCTGGTCGACGTCGTCGGCACCAGCAAGGGCAAGGGCTTCGCCGGTGTCATGAAGCGTCACAACTTCAAGGGTGTCTCCGCTTCGCACGGTTCGCACCGCAACCACCGCAAGCCCGGCTCCATCGGCGCGTCCTCGACCCCGAGCCGCGTCTTCAAGGGCATGCGCATGGCCGGCCGTATGGGTGGCGAGCGCGTGACCGTCCTCAACCTCACGGTGCACGCCGTCGACGCCGAGAGGGGTCTGCTGCTCGTCAAGGGCGCCGTCCCCGGCGCGCGCGGCCGCATCGTCTACGTCCGCAACGCAGTGAAGGGTGCCTGA
- the rplD gene encoding 50S ribosomal protein L4, translating to MADSTLALDVLKADGQKVGSVELPAAIFDVKTNIPLIHQVVVAQRAAARQGTHSTKRRGEVSGAGRKPFKQKGTGNARQGSIRAPHMTGGGIVHGPKPRDYSQRTPKKMISAALLGALSDRARGSRLHVVDSFAIEGAPSTRAAATVLAALAPTKNVLVIIARDDDLSALSVRNLAYVHVLYSDQLNAYDVLVSDDIVFTKPAFDAFVASKAGASTELDTSSEEVSA from the coding sequence ATGGCTGACTCGACCCTCGCGCTCGACGTCCTGAAGGCCGACGGCCAGAAGGTCGGCTCCGTGGAGCTGCCCGCCGCCATCTTCGACGTCAAGACGAACATCCCCCTCATCCACCAGGTCGTCGTCGCGCAGCGCGCGGCGGCTCGCCAGGGAACCCACTCGACCAAGCGTCGCGGTGAGGTCTCGGGCGCCGGCCGCAAGCCCTTCAAGCAGAAGGGCACCGGTAACGCCCGTCAGGGCTCGATCCGTGCGCCGCACATGACCGGCGGTGGCATCGTCCACGGGCCCAAGCCGCGCGACTACTCGCAGCGCACGCCCAAGAAGATGATCTCGGCAGCGCTCCTCGGTGCGCTGAGCGACCGCGCCCGCGGCTCGCGCCTGCACGTCGTGGACTCGTTCGCGATCGAGGGTGCGCCCTCGACCCGCGCCGCGGCCACCGTGCTGGCAGCGCTGGCGCCGACCAAGAACGTGCTGGTCATCATCGCCCGCGATGACGACCTCAGCGCGCTGAGCGTCCGCAACCTCGCGTACGTGCACGTGCTGTACTCCGACCAGCTGAACGCCTACGACGTGCTCGTCTCCGACGACATCGTCTTCACCAAGCCCGCCTTCGACGCGTTCGTCGCATCCAAGGCCGGCGCGTCGACCGAGCTCGACACGAGCTCCGAGGAGGTCTCGGCATGA
- the rpsJ gene encoding 30S ribosomal protein S10, with the protein MAGQKIRIRLKSYDHEVIDSSARKIVDTVTRAGATVVGPVPLPTEKNVIAVIRSPHKYKDSREHFEMRTHKRLIDIIDPTPKAVDSLMRLDLPADVNIEIKL; encoded by the coding sequence ATGGCGGGACAGAAGATCCGCATTCGCCTGAAGTCGTACGACCACGAAGTCATCGACTCGTCGGCGCGCAAGATCGTCGACACCGTGACCCGTGCGGGCGCGACGGTCGTGGGCCCCGTGCCCCTTCCGACCGAGAAGAACGTGATCGCCGTGATCCGTTCCCCCCACAAGTACAAGGACAGCCGCGAGCACTTCGAGATGCGCACCCACAAGCGCCTCATCGACATCATCGACCCGACGCCCAAGGCCGTCGACTCGCTGATGCGTCTCGACCTCCCGGCCGACGTCAACATCGAGATCAAGCTCTGA
- a CDS encoding SpaH/EbpB family LPXTG-anchored major pilin, whose product MSTSFIRRASAVVGVLTLAFVGVFAAAVPATAVTLPGNIDPDQARSLTVHKYALGPGNGAIAGTGQELPSTVNLGTPLAGAVFTATLVAGVDLTTPGGWTVANSLTPQAASTRLTGTPYTSTPSAANGTATFPTGMPLGLFYVQETVLPTAATNPTAPFLVSLPLPTGPVGAPANQWIYDVHVYPKNAVTELTKTRVPAPANSAEARNPDLIRWSIASSIPTLAAGDSITSFSLADTIPTDLAFVATPPTGVAPTTVTVANAAGVAQSFAAPADYTITTTGSASTLTFTSSGLTRLTALQGGLVSFNVLTRAVSIPPNGLITNSATATINGLTETVTGTTPIGQLTVLAYESTNGGARTPLAGAVYQVYLNQNDANNQQNPVSINGITDWTTGPNGLVAIPIITPGNYYVREVTPPTGFNIPQTNPVQTVVVAGPSSTVPPIQNYVEFNHTQVSAANFLLPLTGGDGALWFGLGGGALLLVAVGAAVVVARRRAAIAHADA is encoded by the coding sequence ATGTCCACCTCATTCATCAGGCGCGCGAGTGCCGTCGTCGGCGTGCTCACGCTCGCCTTCGTCGGTGTCTTCGCCGCCGCCGTGCCCGCCACCGCGGTCACACTGCCCGGAAACATCGACCCCGATCAGGCCCGCAGCCTGACGGTGCACAAGTACGCGCTCGGCCCCGGAAACGGCGCCATCGCCGGCACCGGACAGGAGCTGCCGAGCACGGTCAACCTGGGCACGCCCCTCGCCGGCGCCGTCTTCACCGCCACTCTGGTCGCCGGTGTCGACCTCACCACCCCGGGCGGCTGGACGGTCGCGAACAGCCTCACCCCGCAGGCCGCCTCGACGCGGCTCACGGGCACGCCCTACACGTCGACGCCGTCTGCCGCCAACGGCACGGCGACCTTCCCGACCGGCATGCCGCTCGGCCTGTTCTACGTGCAGGAGACCGTGCTGCCCACGGCCGCCACCAACCCGACCGCGCCCTTCCTGGTCTCACTCCCGCTGCCGACCGGCCCCGTGGGAGCCCCGGCCAACCAGTGGATCTACGACGTGCACGTCTACCCGAAGAACGCCGTCACCGAACTGACGAAGACACGGGTGCCCGCACCGGCGAACTCGGCCGAGGCGCGCAACCCCGACCTCATCCGGTGGTCGATCGCGTCCAGCATCCCCACGCTCGCCGCGGGTGACTCGATCACGTCGTTCTCGCTCGCCGACACGATCCCGACCGATCTCGCCTTCGTCGCGACGCCGCCCACGGGTGTCGCGCCGACCACGGTGACGGTGGCCAATGCGGCCGGTGTGGCGCAGTCGTTCGCAGCGCCGGCCGACTACACGATCACCACGACCGGCTCCGCGTCGACCCTCACGTTCACGTCCTCCGGTCTCACGCGTCTCACCGCATTGCAGGGCGGCCTCGTGTCGTTCAACGTGCTGACGCGGGCCGTCTCGATCCCGCCGAACGGTCTGATCACCAACTCGGCGACCGCGACGATCAACGGCCTCACCGAGACGGTGACCGGCACCACGCCGATCGGCCAGCTCACCGTCCTGGCGTACGAGAGCACCAACGGAGGCGCGCGGACGCCGCTCGCCGGCGCGGTGTACCAGGTGTACCTGAACCAGAACGACGCGAACAACCAGCAGAACCCGGTGTCGATCAACGGCATCACCGACTGGACGACGGGCCCCAACGGCCTGGTGGCCATTCCGATCATCACGCCGGGCAACTACTACGTGCGTGAGGTCACCCCGCCGACGGGCTTCAACATCCCGCAGACCAACCCGGTGCAGACCGTGGTGGTCGCAGGACCGTCGTCGACGGTTCCGCCGATCCAGAACTACGTGGAGTTCAACCACACCCAGGTGTCCGCAGCGAACTTCCTGCTGCCGCTCACCGGTGGTGACGGGGCTCTCTGGTTCGGACTCGGCGGCGGCGCGCTGCTGCTGGTCGCGGTCGGCGCAGCCGTCGTCGTGGCCCGCCGTCGCGCGGCGATCGCCCACGCCGACGCCTAA